A region from the Variovorax sp. RKNM96 genome encodes:
- a CDS encoding alpha/beta hydrolase → MKIFSILARAFAAIGIVALHLSAPASPAAPGVRPGRPTVVLVHGAFAESASWNDVARDLRARSFPVVAAANPLRGVKSDADYVAAIVGSIPGPVVLVGHSYGGSVISAAAVGKPNVQALVFVAAFAPEVGESAVDLSGKFPGSTLGPTLAAPVILPNGGKDLYIQQDKFGKQFAEDVPPAVAQLMAVSQRPITEGALGEAAPAAAWKNVPSWFIYGDRDKNIPPAALAFMAERAKSMKTVVVKGASHVVMTSRPKLVTRLIVEAADAVRTAQP, encoded by the coding sequence ATGAAGATTTTTTCGATCCTCGCACGCGCATTCGCGGCCATCGGCATCGTGGCGTTGCACCTCTCGGCGCCTGCAAGCCCGGCCGCGCCGGGTGTACGGCCGGGCAGGCCTACCGTTGTGCTGGTCCACGGCGCGTTCGCCGAATCCGCTAGCTGGAACGACGTGGCGCGCGACCTGCGTGCGCGCAGCTTTCCCGTGGTCGCAGCTGCCAATCCGCTTCGCGGCGTGAAGTCCGACGCGGACTATGTGGCCGCGATCGTGGGTTCGATCCCCGGACCGGTCGTGCTGGTCGGGCATTCGTATGGCGGTTCGGTGATTTCCGCTGCGGCAGTTGGAAAGCCCAATGTCCAGGCGCTGGTCTTCGTTGCGGCGTTCGCGCCGGAAGTGGGCGAGTCGGCGGTCGATCTGTCGGGCAAGTTTCCCGGCAGCACGCTCGGTCCCACGCTGGCCGCACCGGTGATCCTCCCGAACGGCGGCAAGGACCTCTACATCCAGCAGGACAAGTTCGGCAAGCAATTCGCCGAAGACGTACCGCCGGCAGTTGCCCAGCTGATGGCCGTGTCGCAACGCCCCATCACCGAGGGCGCTTTGGGTGAAGCTGCGCCTGCCGCCGCCTGGAAGAACGTGCCCTCGTGGTTCATCTACGGTGATCGCGACAAGAACATTCCGCCAGCCGCGCTGGCCTTCATGGCCGAGCGTGCGAAGTCGATGAAGACGGTCGTGGTCAAGGGGGCTTCGCACGTGGTCATGACCTCACGGCCGAAGCTGGTGACCCGGCTCATCGTCGAAGCCGCTGACGCGGTCAGGACGGCACAGCCCTGA
- a CDS encoding c-type cytochrome, whose amino-acid sequence MRTLLATACAAAFVNLAHGQSNVQPPKTWTTCAACHTAQGAAAIGPSLAGVVGRKAGSSPGFGYSRAMKNAQIIWDDNSLAAFLSDPQQAVPGNRMPFAGVPDPGEVAELVRYLKTLR is encoded by the coding sequence ATGCGAACACTCCTTGCCACCGCCTGCGCTGCAGCTTTCGTGAACCTGGCGCATGGTCAGTCGAACGTGCAGCCGCCCAAGACGTGGACAACCTGCGCGGCATGCCATACGGCGCAAGGCGCGGCCGCCATCGGGCCGTCACTCGCCGGCGTCGTGGGCCGAAAGGCCGGCTCGTCGCCAGGGTTTGGCTACAGCCGAGCCATGAAGAACGCACAGATCATTTGGGACGACAACTCACTGGCGGCGTTCCTGAGCGATCCGCAGCAAGCCGTGCCGGGCAACCGCATGCCTTTTGCGGGCGTTCCCGATCCGGGCGAGGTTGCGGAACTCGTCAGGTACCTGAAAACGCTGCGATAG
- a CDS encoding winged helix-turn-helix domain-containing protein, with product MQMQPEEPPDLAPAEVRWYFGVFVLWEAQRRLERAGKAMRLGPRSFDLLLQLIRRAGEFVSKDDLLAAVWAGVVVEEASVRVHMSTLRKALGEPGESDECKEWISNVPLRGYRFNGRVRREATGISAKPVAPLPDPGFTPLPVRLTELVGREADVASVFESLETHRLVSIVGTGGIGKTRLAIHVAENHQHRYGTEIAFIDLSSLISQDHVLGTLARAVGVPADLPNIAEAITQRLKGRAVLLLIDNCEHMVDSLALPIDGLLSVLPGLRILATSREALRVAGEYVFRLPTLAIPDTAQISLTQALHWPSVELLVERAKAAGAGAFDESHGPLLAQIARQIDGIPLAIELVAARLGVQPVADLARRLDDHMRLYAFSRAALARHRTLAAALDWSIALLSDTELRLFRWLSVFRGRFDVESALGVSAGGMDTEVAFDALISLVNKSLVFFDSNDAVAPYRLLDTTRSYAAALLAQSDERPALLRRHAVLMRDLMKAAAAELSDLTEQAWADRYAHRLDDVRFALEVCLTQQPDAKMAASLVTASAPLWFHLAQVVEYRDRVSAALALVDRQPARDTETATWLNTALVSALLHTGRSTPELGAAADEALAGALAVKIPVLELQARWGRCTHDMFRGEYSAALDQAHALMTAAQSWSDPAALNLAHRVMAMANHFCGHFGVARVHSEASVRVGGGLGHARANMVGVNAIVAAKAMLSRTLWVQGETARALEEASDAVDRAQAAGKSVSLCSALYGACPVALWAGELELAAGWIHLMTDEAQRKGLVGWLRYAEWFSQGLQLSITPDRDLYVREVAGQLATYDAPHREMLATFCIDWIDDDLIERVSRGESPWVAAEVWRAAGWRAEQNAASDEAEAFYLRAIETARQQGAIAWEQRAALARVRRPSAQAVQR from the coding sequence ATGCAAATGCAGCCCGAGGAGCCACCTGACCTGGCGCCGGCGGAAGTCCGGTGGTACTTCGGCGTTTTCGTTCTCTGGGAGGCGCAGCGCCGACTCGAGCGGGCCGGCAAGGCCATGCGGCTCGGGCCACGCTCTTTCGATCTGCTGCTGCAACTGATCAGGCGGGCCGGCGAATTCGTGAGCAAGGACGACCTGCTCGCGGCGGTCTGGGCCGGCGTCGTGGTCGAAGAGGCCAGCGTGCGCGTCCACATGTCCACGCTTCGCAAGGCGCTGGGAGAACCGGGCGAGAGCGACGAATGCAAGGAGTGGATCTCCAACGTTCCGCTGCGCGGCTACCGCTTCAATGGGCGTGTCCGGCGCGAGGCGACCGGCATCTCGGCCAAGCCCGTGGCACCGCTGCCCGATCCCGGTTTCACTCCGCTGCCGGTTCGGTTGACTGAGCTTGTCGGTCGCGAAGCTGATGTGGCGAGCGTTTTCGAATCGCTCGAAACCCATCGGCTGGTCTCGATCGTAGGCACCGGCGGCATCGGCAAGACCCGGCTCGCGATCCACGTGGCGGAGAACCATCAGCACAGGTACGGCACCGAGATCGCCTTCATCGATCTGTCGTCGCTGATTTCCCAAGATCACGTGCTCGGCACATTGGCGCGCGCCGTGGGGGTCCCCGCCGACCTGCCCAACATCGCCGAGGCCATCACGCAGCGCCTGAAGGGGCGCGCCGTACTCCTGTTGATCGACAACTGCGAGCACATGGTGGATTCCCTGGCGCTGCCGATCGACGGCTTGCTTTCCGTGCTGCCCGGCCTGCGCATCCTCGCGACCAGCCGCGAGGCGCTTCGCGTGGCGGGCGAGTATGTCTTCCGCCTGCCGACGCTGGCGATCCCGGACACCGCGCAGATCTCGCTCACCCAGGCGCTGCACTGGCCATCCGTCGAACTGCTTGTAGAGCGGGCCAAGGCCGCGGGCGCGGGTGCGTTCGACGAATCGCATGGCCCTCTGCTGGCACAGATAGCCAGGCAGATCGACGGTATTCCCCTGGCCATCGAACTGGTGGCCGCGCGCCTGGGTGTCCAGCCGGTCGCCGATCTGGCGCGCAGGCTGGACGACCACATGCGTCTCTATGCCTTCAGCCGTGCCGCGCTCGCGCGGCACCGAACGCTGGCCGCGGCGCTGGACTGGAGCATCGCGTTGCTGAGCGATACGGAACTGCGGCTCTTTCGCTGGCTGTCGGTGTTCCGCGGCCGTTTCGATGTCGAATCCGCGCTCGGCGTGAGCGCCGGCGGCATGGACACCGAGGTCGCGTTCGACGCACTGATCTCGCTGGTCAACAAGTCGCTGGTCTTCTTCGACAGCAACGATGCCGTCGCGCCCTACCGGCTGCTGGACACGACGCGAAGCTATGCCGCCGCGCTTCTCGCGCAGAGCGATGAACGCCCGGCATTGCTGCGGCGCCATGCAGTGCTCATGCGCGACCTCATGAAGGCTGCGGCGGCCGAACTCTCGGACCTGACCGAGCAGGCCTGGGCCGACCGTTACGCGCACCGCCTGGACGACGTGCGCTTCGCGCTCGAAGTCTGCCTGACGCAGCAGCCCGACGCGAAGATGGCCGCCTCGTTGGTGACGGCCTCCGCGCCACTGTGGTTTCACCTGGCCCAAGTCGTGGAATACCGCGACCGGGTCTCCGCAGCGCTGGCGCTGGTCGACCGGCAACCCGCGCGCGACACGGAAACAGCGACCTGGCTGAACACGGCCCTGGTCAGCGCCTTGCTCCACACCGGCAGGTCCACACCGGAGCTGGGTGCCGCCGCCGACGAGGCCCTGGCCGGCGCGCTTGCCGTCAAGATCCCCGTTCTGGAACTGCAAGCCCGTTGGGGGCGGTGCACGCACGACATGTTCCGCGGCGAGTATTCAGCAGCCCTGGATCAGGCGCACGCGCTGATGACGGCCGCGCAATCCTGGTCCGACCCTGCCGCGCTCAATCTCGCTCACCGCGTGATGGCGATGGCGAACCACTTTTGCGGCCACTTCGGTGTGGCAAGGGTGCACAGCGAAGCCTCCGTGCGCGTGGGCGGCGGCCTCGGACATGCCCGGGCCAACATGGTGGGGGTCAATGCCATCGTTGCCGCGAAAGCCATGCTGAGCCGAACCCTCTGGGTGCAAGGGGAGACAGCCAGGGCCCTGGAAGAGGCCAGCGACGCGGTGGACCGAGCGCAAGCGGCCGGAAAGTCCGTCTCGCTGTGCTCCGCACTGTATGGCGCCTGCCCGGTCGCGCTGTGGGCCGGCGAGCTCGAGCTCGCCGCCGGATGGATTCACTTGATGACGGACGAAGCACAGCGCAAGGGCCTGGTGGGCTGGCTGCGCTATGCCGAGTGGTTCTCCCAGGGCCTGCAGTTGAGCATCACGCCGGATCGGGACCTCTATGTCCGTGAAGTGGCCGGCCAGCTCGCAACCTATGACGCACCCCACAGGGAGATGCTCGCCACCTTCTGCATCGACTGGATCGACGACGACCTGATCGAGCGCGTCTCGCGCGGAGAGAGTCCATGGGTCGCCGCCGAGGTCTGGCGCGCCGCCGGCTGGCGCGCGGAGCAGAACGCTGCGAGCGACGAGGCAGAGGCCTTCTACCTGCGGGCGATCGAGACCGCCAGGCAACAAGGCGCCATCGCCTGGGAACAGCGCGCTGCGCTGGCGCGGGTCCGCCGGCCGAGCGCGCAGGCGGTTCAACGCTGA
- a CDS encoding HAMP domain-containing sensor histidine kinase — translation MKLYPIGGAQSALQSPHDIRAATSLRCATRDRALAVISHELRQPLNVIQMNASLLQRLSASAVPLQLQGIAQAMQRAIESQTRLIDDLLDFSRVRTGKLALRRAEVDFGALTLDLVAAFGERWPSGRFRAEVQAADPLICHADRVRLEQVVGNLLDNAMKFSPASGEVRVRLSSEDGFARLAVADSGCGIAHEFLPHVFGLFSQAGTGDGGSRGGLGIGLALVHGLAVAHGGFVKATSAGPGRGAEFNVWLPLHRRA, via the coding sequence GTGAAGCTTTATCCCATCGGGGGCGCGCAATCCGCCCTCCAGTCTCCCCACGACATTCGCGCTGCAACGAGCTTGCGCTGCGCGACCCGAGACCGGGCGCTGGCCGTCATCTCGCACGAACTCAGGCAGCCGTTGAACGTCATCCAGATGAACGCCAGCCTGCTCCAGCGCCTGTCCGCATCCGCGGTGCCCCTGCAACTGCAAGGCATCGCCCAGGCGATGCAACGCGCCATCGAAAGCCAGACGCGGCTGATCGACGACCTGCTCGATTTCTCGCGCGTGCGAACCGGCAAGCTGGCGCTGCGCCGCGCGGAGGTCGACTTCGGCGCGCTCACGCTCGACCTTGTCGCCGCATTCGGTGAACGCTGGCCCTCGGGGCGCTTCCGCGCGGAGGTGCAGGCGGCCGATCCGTTGATCTGTCATGCCGACCGGGTGCGGCTGGAGCAGGTCGTCGGCAACCTGCTGGACAACGCGATGAAGTTCTCGCCCGCCAGCGGAGAGGTTCGGGTGCGCCTTTCTTCGGAGGACGGCTTTGCCCGGCTTGCGGTGGCGGACAGCGGCTGCGGCATCGCGCACGAGTTCCTGCCGCATGTCTTTGGCCTGTTCAGCCAGGCCGGCACCGGAGACGGCGGCTCGCGTGGCGGGCTGGGCATCGGCCTTGCGCTGGTTCACGGCCTTGCGGTCGCCCACGGCGGTTTCGTGAAGGCGACGTCCGCGGGGCCAGGCCGCGGCGCCGAGTTCAACGTGTGGCTTCCTCTTCATCGACGCGCCTGA
- a CDS encoding response regulator transcription factor: MTAPTQARQIHVAVAHRDPYVAAGIASLLRARADFVVRSGLPGADGDDEPVDVLVTDYATGVHKATNVPSDRNRSTLKSFLVVTDQSTGWQIRRAVDAGVRGYLLHDCSAEELSDAVRCVAEGRRYLSCPVADQLLENFSAAVPTARELEVLQLMAEGLPNKDIGRRLGIGEGTVKTHVKAILRKLEEPTRTAAIGEAFRRGLLLEASP; the protein is encoded by the coding sequence ATGACCGCGCCGACCCAGGCCAGGCAGATCCATGTGGCGGTCGCACACCGCGACCCGTACGTGGCCGCCGGCATCGCATCGCTGTTGCGCGCCCGCGCCGACTTCGTCGTTCGATCCGGCCTCCCCGGCGCCGATGGCGACGACGAGCCCGTCGACGTGCTCGTCACGGACTACGCAACCGGCGTTCACAAGGCGACGAATGTCCCATCCGACCGGAATCGCTCCACGCTGAAATCTTTCCTCGTGGTCACGGACCAGAGCACCGGGTGGCAGATTCGCCGAGCCGTGGACGCCGGCGTGCGCGGCTACCTTCTGCACGATTGCTCGGCCGAGGAACTGTCGGACGCGGTGCGTTGCGTTGCAGAGGGCCGCAGGTACCTGTCCTGCCCCGTGGCCGACCAGTTGCTGGAGAACTTCTCGGCCGCCGTACCGACCGCCCGCGAACTCGAAGTGCTCCAACTCATGGCGGAGGGCCTGCCCAACAAGGACATCGGCCGACGCCTGGGCATCGGCGAAGGCACCGTCAAGACGCACGTGAAGGCGATCCTGCGCAAGCTCGAAGAGCCGACGCGGACCGCTGCAATCGGCGAAGCTTTTCGCCGCGGATTGCTTCTGGAGGCATCGCCATGA
- a CDS encoding GMC family oxidoreductase, whose translation MTHKLPKRAVVFVGGGLTAGLAARQMMNSGIDVLVLERGGDLAGSAAATLPNQRDELRWGVRNGLVQNWANETYTLRHATSESALPVRRMEAFLPGEGMGGAANHWNGQTWRWAEYDPALRTRLESRYGKAAIPREMTVQDWGISYAEMEPYHDLFEQLFGIAGQAGNVGGRVIDGGNPFEAPRQRDFPQPPLEILESGRIFKAAAQSLGYKPFPLPAANSPRAYTNPDGASLAPCQYCGHCERFLCEANAKASPAVLLYPLLQKQRNFEIRLHSQVTGLVYDKHAKRVTAVQFIDLQTAQTYEQPADVVVLSGFTMTNTKLLLTSGIGRPYDPKTGKGVVGKNFCYQVMSSVPVFFKDRFINPFMASGASQMVVDEFNGDNFDHAGLGFFGGGYIYSNVTNGRPINARLHPAGTPRWGSAWKQANADWYAHAFNVAVHGSNYPHSQNYLDLDPTYRDAYGSPLLRMTFNFHENDHRMSEYVTNKAAGIARAMGATTVGAPQPRRGDFDARQYQTTHTTGGTIMGADPATSVVSPRLQHWDAPNLFVVGASVYAHNAGYNPTGPLAAMALRLGDDLVRYAKQPRML comes from the coding sequence ATGACTCACAAACTTCCCAAACGCGCCGTCGTCTTCGTCGGCGGCGGCCTCACCGCGGGCCTGGCGGCGCGGCAGATGATGAACTCCGGCATCGACGTGCTGGTGCTCGAGCGCGGTGGCGATCTCGCCGGCAGTGCTGCCGCCACGCTGCCCAACCAACGCGACGAGCTGCGCTGGGGCGTGCGCAACGGCCTGGTGCAGAACTGGGCGAACGAGACGTACACCCTGCGTCATGCCACCAGCGAGAGCGCCTTGCCCGTGCGCCGCATGGAAGCCTTCCTCCCCGGCGAAGGCATGGGCGGCGCGGCGAACCACTGGAACGGCCAGACCTGGCGTTGGGCCGAATACGACCCGGCCTTGCGCACACGCCTCGAATCCCGTTACGGCAAAGCCGCGATTCCGCGCGAGATGACGGTGCAGGACTGGGGCATCAGCTACGCCGAGATGGAGCCGTACCACGACTTGTTCGAGCAGCTCTTCGGCATTGCGGGCCAGGCCGGCAATGTCGGCGGACGAGTGATCGACGGCGGCAACCCTTTCGAGGCGCCCCGACAACGCGACTTTCCGCAGCCGCCGCTCGAGATCCTCGAGTCGGGCCGCATCTTCAAGGCCGCCGCACAAAGCCTCGGCTACAAGCCATTCCCGCTGCCCGCGGCCAACTCTCCGCGCGCCTACACCAATCCCGATGGCGCGAGCCTCGCACCGTGCCAGTACTGCGGCCACTGCGAGCGCTTTCTCTGCGAGGCCAATGCCAAGGCCAGTCCGGCGGTGCTGCTGTATCCCTTGCTGCAGAAGCAGCGCAATTTCGAGATTCGACTTCACTCGCAGGTGACCGGGCTCGTCTACGACAAGCACGCCAAGCGCGTGACGGCCGTGCAGTTCATCGATCTGCAGACCGCACAAACGTACGAGCAGCCGGCCGATGTCGTTGTGCTGTCCGGCTTCACCATGACCAACACCAAGCTGCTGCTCACGAGCGGCATCGGCCGCCCTTATGACCCGAAGACGGGCAAGGGCGTGGTTGGCAAGAACTTCTGCTACCAGGTGATGTCGTCGGTACCGGTGTTCTTCAAGGACCGCTTCATCAATCCGTTCATGGCCTCGGGCGCCTCGCAGATGGTGGTGGACGAGTTCAACGGCGACAACTTCGACCATGCAGGGCTCGGCTTCTTCGGCGGCGGCTATATCTACTCGAACGTGACGAATGGCCGGCCCATCAATGCCCGGCTCCATCCGGCCGGAACGCCGCGCTGGGGATCGGCGTGGAAGCAGGCCAACGCCGACTGGTACGCGCACGCCTTCAACGTCGCGGTGCACGGCAGCAACTACCCGCACAGTCAGAACTACCTCGACCTCGATCCGACGTACCGCGATGCCTACGGTTCGCCGCTGTTGCGCATGACCTTCAACTTTCACGAAAACGACCACAGGATGAGCGAGTACGTCACGAACAAGGCCGCTGGCATTGCGCGCGCCATGGGTGCCACGACGGTCGGCGCGCCCCAACCCCGGCGAGGCGACTTCGATGCGCGCCAGTACCAGACAACGCACACCACGGGCGGAACGATCATGGGCGCCGATCCGGCAACGAGCGTGGTGTCGCCGCGGCTTCAGCACTGGGATGCGCCGAACCTCTTCGTGGTCGGCGCGTCGGTCTATGCGCACAACGCGGGATACAACCCCACGGGTCCGCTCGCGGCAATGGCACTGCGCCTGGGCGATGACCTGGTGCGCTATGCAAAGCAACCGCGCATGCTTTGA
- a CDS encoding response regulator transcription factor has product MNGAVDLYVRVCHGDSLVMTGLVALIGQEPGFHVQAENGPDEGIVKVIVADHACALSLLASAPAPALDQPGAAGGFRVPRVIVVMRRDNEGELMQAIASGVHGCVRQEASPAELMEAIRHVARGGSLYLCKRTKMLFRHGSPGAGFTAREEDVLRFLVKGDCNKGIARKLDISANTVKAHVSRICEKLHVGSRVQVAVKATQRGLVRV; this is encoded by the coding sequence ATGAACGGTGCCGTCGATCTGTACGTGCGTGTGTGCCATGGCGATTCGCTCGTCATGACCGGCCTCGTCGCGCTCATCGGCCAGGAACCCGGTTTTCACGTGCAGGCAGAGAACGGGCCTGACGAAGGCATCGTGAAAGTGATCGTGGCCGACCACGCCTGCGCGCTGAGCCTGCTCGCATCGGCACCGGCACCGGCATTGGATCAGCCCGGCGCGGCAGGCGGCTTTCGTGTGCCGCGCGTCATCGTCGTAATGCGACGGGACAATGAGGGCGAGCTCATGCAGGCGATCGCCAGCGGGGTGCACGGCTGTGTGCGCCAGGAGGCGAGCCCGGCCGAGCTGATGGAGGCCATTCGCCACGTGGCGCGAGGAGGCTCTCTCTATCTCTGCAAGCGCACGAAGATGCTTTTCAGGCACGGCAGCCCAGGCGCAGGGTTCACCGCCCGGGAAGAGGACGTGCTGCGCTTTCTGGTGAAAGGCGATTGCAACAAGGGAATCGCCCGCAAGCTAGACATTTCCGCCAATACCGTCAAGGCGCACGTCTCCAGGATCTGCGAGAAGCTGCACGTCGGCTCGAGGGTGCAAGTGGCCGTCAAGGCGACGCAGCGCGGGCTGGTCCGTGTCTGA
- a CDS encoding winged helix-turn-helix domain-containing protein, translating into MSEIRRWRFGAFALWEAEPRLERDGQPVRLGSRAIGLLVALVGRAGEVISKDELLAAVWPDTVVEEASVRVHMSILRKALGPPGAEDGCLEWIANIPLRGYRFLGRVHCEFVPSAIAAQVAHASLPDAPSALPARVSSLVGREVEIERVLGMLTASRLVTVAGPGGVGKTSVAIRVAARYREQLQAQFGFVDLAPLTSQDHVLTTMARAIGVRGGVLDIEEAIVQRLEGQAMLLLVDNCEHVIERLSPLLGRLLAALPALRVLATSREVLRVAGEHVFRLMPLAVQQSQPGSLAHALRSPAVQLLVERAQAAGAGAFDDASSGPLTRICQQVDGIPLAIELVAARLGVQPVGELAFGLDDHMRLHSTDKRAALARHRTLAATLDWSIGLLGDAELLLFRRLSVFRAYFGIAAALSVAASALDPDVASDALLNLASKSLVVYDTDQAADSPYRLLDTTRSYAHALLVQADEKDSVSKSHALFMLDLMGIATADLASLDADAWTQRYRGCLDDVRAALDACIGHHDDMTIAGALTVASAPLWFRLSEVSEYRDRVRAALDQVDALKVPDRLMAGRLEIALYNALWHTGGTVPEMTQACERALACALEFKVKTLEFQARWGLCALNITRGAYTPALRHAEFLSEFASHSTNAVTRNLSHRMLALASHFCGAFAEARAHAEAAADVDDAIRRNHANAFQPDARTTAMAILARTLWIQGESRLAMATAIRCVEEAEALGHALSLCVALFWICPMAIWAGEQEAARAWTDTLLQQTRSKGFAYWHAWALCYDDAMKLGEVDDAGAHIDAVAAKVLAMDEPRREMMVTFCDRWVDDDLVARAMRGEGQWSAAEVCRAAGRRMELQGNHAEAEALYLQAHALARSQGALAWELRAAETLEGLRARSCQR; encoded by the coding sequence GTGTCTGAGATTCGCCGGTGGCGCTTCGGCGCCTTTGCGCTGTGGGAAGCCGAGCCAAGGCTCGAGCGAGACGGGCAGCCGGTGCGGCTCGGATCGCGCGCCATCGGCCTGCTGGTCGCGCTCGTGGGTCGCGCCGGGGAAGTGATCAGCAAGGACGAGTTGCTCGCGGCGGTCTGGCCGGACACGGTGGTCGAGGAGGCGAGCGTCCGGGTCCATATGTCGATCCTGCGCAAGGCCCTGGGTCCGCCCGGCGCAGAGGACGGGTGCCTGGAGTGGATCGCCAACATTCCGCTGCGCGGCTATCGCTTCCTGGGGCGTGTGCACTGCGAGTTCGTGCCGTCTGCCATCGCCGCGCAAGTGGCACACGCATCGCTGCCGGATGCGCCCTCGGCGTTGCCCGCTCGCGTCTCCAGTCTCGTGGGGCGCGAGGTGGAGATCGAGCGCGTGCTTGGCATGCTTACGGCGAGCAGGCTGGTCACCGTCGCCGGGCCCGGGGGCGTGGGAAAGACCAGCGTTGCAATCCGCGTCGCCGCGCGCTATCGGGAACAACTGCAAGCCCAATTCGGTTTCGTCGATCTCGCGCCCCTGACATCGCAGGACCACGTGCTGACGACGATGGCGCGCGCCATTGGCGTGCGAGGCGGCGTGCTGGACATCGAGGAAGCCATCGTCCAGCGCCTTGAAGGCCAGGCGATGCTGCTGCTCGTAGACAACTGCGAACATGTCATCGAGAGGCTGTCGCCGCTTCTGGGCAGGTTGCTCGCGGCGTTGCCCGCGCTGCGGGTGCTTGCAACCAGCCGCGAGGTGCTTCGCGTGGCAGGCGAACATGTTTTTCGCTTGATGCCCCTGGCGGTCCAGCAGTCCCAGCCCGGCTCCCTGGCGCATGCCTTGCGCTCGCCGGCGGTGCAGTTGCTCGTCGAGAGAGCCCAGGCCGCGGGCGCCGGTGCATTCGATGACGCGAGCAGCGGTCCGCTGACCAGGATCTGCCAACAGGTCGACGGAATCCCGCTGGCGATCGAGTTGGTCGCGGCCCGCCTGGGAGTTCAACCCGTGGGCGAGCTGGCATTCGGGCTCGACGATCACATGCGCCTGCATTCAACGGACAAGCGGGCTGCGCTGGCGAGACACCGCACGCTCGCTGCGACGCTGGACTGGAGCATCGGCCTGCTGGGCGACGCCGAGTTGCTGCTGTTTCGCAGGTTGTCTGTGTTCCGCGCTTACTTCGGCATCGCTGCGGCGCTCAGCGTGGCGGCCAGTGCGCTGGACCCGGATGTGGCGTCCGACGCGCTGCTGAACCTCGCCAGCAAATCGCTCGTCGTGTACGACACCGATCAGGCCGCGGACTCGCCATACCGCCTGCTCGACACCACTCGCAGCTATGCGCATGCGCTGCTCGTGCAGGCGGACGAGAAAGACTCGGTATCGAAAAGTCATGCCCTTTTCATGCTGGACCTCATGGGCATTGCCACCGCCGATCTCGCCTCGCTGGACGCCGATGCCTGGACGCAGCGCTACCGCGGCTGCCTGGACGATGTTCGTGCGGCTCTGGATGCCTGCATCGGACACCACGACGACATGACGATCGCGGGCGCGCTCACCGTCGCATCGGCGCCGCTCTGGTTCCGCTTGTCCGAAGTCAGCGAATACCGGGATCGCGTTCGCGCGGCGCTGGACCAGGTCGACGCGCTGAAGGTCCCCGACCGCCTGATGGCCGGACGACTGGAGATCGCGCTCTACAACGCGTTGTGGCACACCGGCGGCACGGTGCCCGAGATGACGCAGGCGTGCGAGCGGGCGCTGGCCTGCGCGCTGGAATTCAAGGTGAAGACGCTCGAATTCCAGGCGCGATGGGGCCTTTGCGCGCTGAACATCACGCGCGGCGCGTACACACCGGCGTTGCGGCATGCCGAGTTCCTGAGCGAGTTTGCGAGCCACTCGACCAACGCAGTGACGCGCAACCTGTCGCATCGGATGCTGGCGCTCGCCAGTCACTTCTGCGGCGCGTTCGCCGAGGCCAGGGCGCATGCCGAAGCAGCGGCGGACGTGGACGACGCGATCCGGCGCAACCATGCCAACGCCTTCCAGCCCGACGCGCGCACCACCGCGATGGCCATTCTTGCCAGGACGCTGTGGATCCAGGGAGAGAGCCGTCTTGCCATGGCCACTGCCATCCGGTGCGTGGAGGAGGCTGAAGCGCTGGGGCACGCGCTGTCCCTGTGCGTTGCGCTCTTCTGGATCTGTCCCATGGCCATCTGGGCCGGCGAACAAGAGGCTGCCCGCGCCTGGACCGACACGCTGCTGCAGCAGACCCGGTCCAAGGGCTTTGCCTACTGGCATGCCTGGGCGCTTTGCTACGACGACGCAATGAAGCTCGGCGAGGTCGACGATGCCGGCGCGCACATCGATGCCGTCGCGGCGAAGGTCCTGGCCATGGATGAACCCCGCAGGGAAATGATGGTCACCTTCTGCGACCGATGGGTGGACGACGACCTGGTAGCGCGCGCGATGCGGGGCGAAGGGCAGTGGAGCGCCGCCGAGGTTTGCCGTGCTGCCGGGCGGCGCATGGAGCTGCAGGGCAACCACGCCGAGGCCGAGGCGCTTTATCTGCAGGCCCATGCTCTTGCACGTTCGCAAGGCGCACTCGCCTGGGAACTGCGTGCGGCGGAGACGCTAGAAGGATTGCGCGCCAGATCGTGTCAGCGTTGA
- a CDS encoding gluconate 2-dehydrogenase subunit 3 family protein yields MLRREAQQRTGKAIEQFEAAPLDALLQEVAAGRMDDERYALGAWFNDFFYPLFVQACFADPMYGGNRDKAFWRAMGFPGLPAFHGRNVVQFRGLPFPGAAKPQSIEDFS; encoded by the coding sequence GTGCTGCGTCGCGAAGCCCAGCAACGTACGGGCAAGGCCATCGAGCAGTTCGAAGCCGCCCCGCTCGACGCCCTGCTGCAAGAGGTCGCTGCCGGTCGCATGGACGACGAACGCTATGCGCTCGGTGCGTGGTTCAACGACTTTTTCTATCCGCTGTTCGTTCAGGCTTGCTTTGCCGACCCGATGTACGGCGGCAACCGCGACAAGGCCTTCTGGCGCGCCATGGGCTTCCCCGGCCTTCCCGCCTTTCACGGGCGCAACGTGGTCCAGTTCCGCGGCCTGCCCTTCCCCGGCGCGGCCAAGCCGCAATCGATCGAGGACTTCAGCTGA